In Silene latifolia isolate original U9 population chromosome 6, ASM4854445v1, whole genome shotgun sequence, the genomic window CTTATCATCCTAACAGCCAAAAAAAAGTCCAAATCACATTTTAAAATCAAGGAACACTCCTGTAACTATAACATGGGATTACAAggacattcaacaattcatatttttagtttttaaatgttttgtcgggcaaaaaaaaaatgaaagcaaaccCACCATGCTTGTTTGTTAAACCTGAACAAATATAAAATGGCCGAAAATATGATAATACCTATTACAAAAACCGCAAATGTCTGCATAGCTGTCCATGTCCCCTTCACAGATCACCTTCGACTAACCCTCCCATTCTTCTACCAGCCAACACACCAAGACAAAATtaaaattgaattgaatttttTCATATCGTAAGATCGAAACACCAAGACAAATTTAAAGGTAAAGGTAGAAAACCTAGATCTGATATGTGCTGAACTTGTGATGATTATGAGTCTATCCAAGTCATCCAACAAACCTACAATTTACCAAAGGACTGGTATTAGTAATAATGTAATGAACATAGTGGTAAACCCAAAACCCCAAGATacaatatatattttttttgttaaaaaaaaaaagtggtaaaccaaaattaaatagaaaaacaaaacaaaaaaaatacacCCCAATAGTGAAGTTTAATAAGCTAGATGACGATTTAGACCAAAATTGACGGACATTTAACCAATTATACCATTCAAAGATCAATAACCAGCATGTTAAAATAAGCAATCAAACAATACCCCCACGAAAGGATAGGGAATATTAACAGTAATatcagtagtagtagtagtagtaaaaataataataataatacaataggATAATTACATAGAGAGACCACGATACCTATTTAAATGAATAGATTAAGAAAGTGTAGAAAGGGGTACCTATTGTGCATGTCGCCAAGAGAGAACACGGTAGACATTTCTTAAGAAAGGGGTTGTGATAGTCAGTTCAAAAGCCCAACTTCGTCACTATTTATAGTTACTACTCATCATCTCAATCTTATAGTCATTACTTATAACctaaagtaaagcaatgaatgattaattaagagGAGCTTTAAATGTGCAATGGCTTATGACCAGTATTCTGAAAATGTAACTATTCAGGACAGCATAGTCGAAAATGTAGACAACTCATCATCTCACCAAATCTCGCTCAAAGCAATCCCCTTCATTAAGACACCACCAACATCTCTTTAAAACCAACAAAATTCTCTAATACGCCACCCTTTCAGACTGAAGAACTAAGCTAAAGAaaccctaaaacccaaatataaaAGAAGTTAAGACTTAATCAAAACTAAGCTAAACAAACTTAATCAAAAGTATAAGTAACTttgattaagtttgttttgaTTGCTAAAATAGAAAGCATTAGTGTTTTACATTTTGTAATACTTTTGATTAAATTTAGTAAAAGACAGAGGTAGAATAACATTTGGAGAAGAATTTCCAATATTATATTATGTTCACCAAACAAAGAATTACTTATACATGAAGATAACATTCAACTAAGTAAAGTAGTAAAGATGAGATATCTAAGGACGTACGGAGTAAAATTGATCGGGATATAGTGGTAAAATTAAAGATTGTATATTGATTATGCGTGATTTGTGATTAGCCACTCTTTGATTAGTAGGTTTTGGACTCCATGACATTTTTGAATAATTTATATCTACATTTTAAACCGTATATATAAATTCTAAAAATTAGTATTAAACTAAAGCCACTCTCGTTTTCCGGCTTTTGAATCTGATATCAAATAGAGAAAGTTCATATCAGTGTTAAACTTAATTTCATCTAGTGATCGATAAAGATAAAATTGTTATGTTATTGAGAAGTAAATTTACAAACCCTACATAAAAATTTATTTTGTGTAACGACAaaaataaaaaacacaaaaataagtgTGAATAGACGTTTTATTATAGAAATTATCCTACAAGCAAAATTTATTGCAATAGACTTTTTGGTATTTAGACCTTTAAAAGTAATCGTAAATTATACTTTAAATCGTCTTAACTTCTACTCAAGGTCTACCAAGACCACCCATCACCAAAAGAGGTCAAGTCAGGGAAGGGTGAAATAATTGAAGGGGGGCAGTAAAAAAATGTTGTCCTGTCTGAGAATAAGGGCTCAAACAGATGGCGAAAAACTACAAACCCCGCTGaagtttgaaaatttcgaaatttttagttaaaattttcgatttttttttaggTCCCCTTATAATGTTTCCCTTTCGCCCCCGTTGAAAAATTTCACCCCCGCTACCttaaaatcctggctccgccactatCTAAATATGCTAATCCTATTACACGAATTTATGAGTTATTTATAAGTCTTCGCATCAAGTCAACAAATGTTGTTCTGTAACATGCATGCTTTAAAGTTATACTCCTAATATTTCAGGGCTGGGTTAATGAAATGGCTTCCTACTTGAAATCAATTGATGGAAACCACCTCTTGGAAATTGGGTTGGAAGGATTTTACGGCAGTTCGACACCGGATAAGATCAAAATCAACCCTAACAGTTATCAATTTGGTACCGATTTCATTGCAAATAACCAGATCCCTGCTATCGATTTTGTTACAGTCCACTCCTATCCAGATCAATGGTAATTCTTTACATTACTCAAACATGTCAATATGATGCATATTCAAAAATTGACGTAGGCCGACCAAACCAGCTATCCCGCTTGTCTGTGGGCCAAAAAAATCAAGGTTGAGAacatttttttgtgttttggaagaagTTAGCTTACATCTCCTCTAAACCACAATTCCATACAGGCTCAAGAATGCACCAGGCAGCGCCCAGCTGACATTCCTGAAGCAATGGGTGGATCAACACATAGCGGATTCTCAAAACATCCTTAGAAAACCAGTTATATTTGCGGAGTTTGGAAAATCATAGAAAGTAGCAGGTTACACCCAAGCTGACAGAGATCGATTCTATCGCCTCATCTACGATGATATCTATTCCTCTGCCAGCAAGGGTGGGGCCGGCTCAGGCGGGTTGTTCTGGCAGCTCCTATCAGAGGGAATGGACAATTACAGGGATGGGTATGACATTGTGCTGAAACAAAGTGGGTTCCTAGGTAAACTTATTTACGCTGAGTCGCGTAAATTGTCAATTCTCGGTAGATGAGAAAAGAGCAGAAAACTACTCACTATCGGTTTTAATCAAGCATGATTAGAGTATACACACAAAATAATACTGTAACAGTTTTAAACTGCCTTCAGAGAACAACACAGCATCTTAAGTTACagtttatttattatattatttacaagaGGGAATAAACTCGTGGTTTTAAGTTGAAATTCTAAAGCATGCCGAGATTATTTTAAACATACCAACCCTCGGTTATTCTGCTACTTCTGCATTTTCACGATCTTAAATCACCATCCCGTCTTTTATGGTTGCGTTCTTTAATATCACCGGGATGCCTGACCTGATGTAGAACCCGTCATTTGGTCTATCTGCTTCATCTACCCCCTGGAGGATGTTATGTTATAATGTTAGTACAAGGTTAAAGTGTAGTTATAAAGGTTAATGAACTTAAACAACAGGGCCTAATACAGAACTCGTCGAACTTACATCCTTGTTTGTAATAATCACATCTCTTCCGATTTTTGCATTCTTATCAATAGTGCAATTCCTACGCAGCGTATACAAAGTTAGCAAATATTAGGTGAATTAGTCCGCATAAGTACACGTTTAACTGTACAGGTTTCCTTTACATTCTGGTAAATTAGCATGTGGTATATTTGCTTAGAACAGCCATAAGCATTTGTGTTACACTTTATGTTCTCGACTACTCTCGAGACACCGCAACAGTTAATGTATATCAAGTATAGTTGTGTTTAATTTgtacagaaaaaaaaaaggaagaagtgAGAGATTAACCTAATTTTGGTGTTTTGTCCAACACCAACGGGAACCTTTCCCTCAGCAAGCAGTGATGCAATTTCTGATTCAGTTTGATAGTAATCGGCACCCATCACCATTGTATCCTGGTTACCAAAAGGCAGTATATAAATGTAACGCACTTTAGGTCATACTATAACTCCTGGAAACAAGAGTATATAACGAACCTGAAACTCTACGCTTGACTCTAATCGAGATCGAATTCCCACTATTGAGTGTTCAATGCTGCACTCGTGTATAAAACAACCATGTGATATTATCGAATCAACAATCTGTGAGAAAAGACAGTTCGAATAGTTAAACAATGAAGAGAATGATAGAATGAggctgatttttttttgtttaatactTTAATGTGAAGGGCGCCAAAAGGAAATTTGATGCTGACGATCATACCTTGCATTTATCTACCTTAGTAGGAGGCAGAAATCTGGCCGATATGTAGAAGGGTGTCTTTGGGTCATAAAATTTAAATTTGGGAGACTGCATAAATgaaaaacattagtaactttccATGTATCAGATTACTACAAAACTGACAATGAAGGAAATAATGAGTCATGAACCATATAGATAAGAAGCTTAAAGATATTCAGGGAGAACATTTCAACGCAGAAAACGTTCATTTTCAAGAACTATTTATCGCGCTTGACCATGACACTTCTGTAACATGAATATATAAAATGAGAGAAGATGGACCTGTTCTGTGAGGGCTAAATTTGCATCGAAGAAAGACTTTATGGTTCCAATATCCTCCCAGTAATCATTGAACAAATAAGCCTGTAATTGTTTGAAAGGAGTATATGAGAAAGACGACAATGATAAAAACAATAATAGGATATGGAAATAGTAGAGGTAAAACTCAGTTCACCTGGACATTGTGCTCTCCAACAGCCGAAGGAATAATCTCAGAGCCGAAATCATTGCTTGAAGGGTACTTTCCATCTAGAAGTTCCCTGAGGACCTCAGTTTGGAAAACATACACGCCCATTGATGCTATGTACGGGTTTGCCATGGCTTCTTTCTCTGGTAGCCCGAGAAGGGTGGTATCAATTTGCTGCATAAAAAAATTATTGAACCATATTAGTGAGAAAACAAAGGGGGCTGAGGGATCAGTAAATGTAAAACAAGGAATTCATAACACATGGGTCCGCTAGAAAATGATGGTAATTAGAGTACCATAGCATGCAGATCAGACCCCTTGGGCTTCTCTGCAAAGTGGACAATCCGTCCAGTCTGGTCAATCTTCATCAACCCAAAATCTGATGCACGGCTGCAAATGAAAGCAAATTTCACATCGATTCAAACTATTGTACATATGTCAAGTATCTAACCCCTTGAAAATGACATGCAATTATCCGTCCAGTACTCCCAATTAAGGAGTAGTTCAGAATTTTAAATGTTTTTGAAATCCTACAAAATGTCAGTTAGGTCAGCTGGTGAAATCACTTCACGGTGGTATAATGTGAGTCATTGCATGCGTTTGAATCACTAAACTGCCTTGTAGCACCctttacaccaaaaataaataaaaaatcctTGACATCCTTTACGCCACTAATATTATTATCAAGCCTAATGGTGGATTAAATTGCGAAcgcaaaaggaaaaaaagaaagagtTGTACAAAAACCACAAAGAAGATACAATAACCAACAGCGGAGCATCGAGTATGACGTGATAACTCTTTTTACATTGGTTTAAACATTTCTGCCTCACATCGTCAGCCATCGCCATATCTCAAAGAAGGCGGACCTAGCGATGATTTTTAAGAACAATCTGGTAGAAGCAAGGTTGTCATTTGAAGTCTAAATTGACACAGCAATAACAAAACCTTTTCTGAAGAATTGAACATACCTCAAAAATTCTGCTTCATCTTCCCTGACAAATCAAGCTGAATTGGAAAAAAATGAGAGCAATTAACAAAACCATTAAGAAATTGTAATGACTTTAAAGAAGCACAAAATACCTGAAGTAAATTCGATTAATTATCTGGAAAACCAGCTGCTGACTGATCATATGGACGTAACAATGATTTAGAGATACCAGGTAAGTACTAAGGCCACATTATATACAGTTTGTGAGCAAAGTAAAGCCTAGACATCAGGTACTTCATTTCAAAACACGAATATTCATGTTAAACACTTAGCGATAAATGCCACACATAAACAAGTTCATAAAACACAAACTCAACCAAAACTCAATACCCCATCACAATTTCAGCAACAATTTTGCAACAAAATGTAAAAATAATCTCATTTGAACGACATTCAACACGCCAATTGACTTTCCCCCATCAAATCAAACCAGAATAAACCAATTCCAAATCCCATAACCCTAGTTTTTTACATTCTAGGACTTCCAACCATCAATTGCGAAAATTAGGTCAAAACTGGGTGTCGAGAAGATTACCTGAGCAAAACCAAACAACCCCGAAACGCAAAATCCAAACTCGTGAAAGCTAGGGTTGATGTTCGATCAATCAAGTGCCAGAAAATATATGGATGTATAAAAAGATTCTGAGTATTATGAGTAAACTTTGAGTAGTATCGGTGGTGGAGAGCGGAAGGTAGTGGAAGTCACACAGACCCAACGACAACATTTTAATAccctaacaataataacaatgaaatcaaattgaaataaacaacaaaaatgGGATTAGATGTAAATATCACTGAGAGAATGTGAGATTCTAGTTTTGCTGAGAGGGTTGTATTGAGGATGAGGAGGGAAAATCGAGAGATGGATGAGAATGAGTGGAGTGGATGACAGAAAGAGTAAGTTAGAGTGTGGCTGTGAGTGAAAGAGTAACCAATACCTCATGTTCTGAGCTCAATCTCTAACTCCGTAGCCGAGACAACTCCAACCACCACGACGACAACCTGGTTATTAAAGGCAGATCCAATTAGCAACCAAAAATCCCAGGAATACAGTAATAAcagtaaaataaaaaataaaataaaaaaagagttgaaaagcCAAGACCAGAAACCAAGAATGACAGCGGAGTATCAAGGACGGTGTACAAGGATAGCATATAAGAAGGAGAAATTTACCTTTGAGCAAGAATAGAGAGTTGTTGCGGAATGAAAACCGAGGAATGAAGGAGAAGTGAAGGAATGAGGAAATGAGTGGACCAGTTGAACAGATGGGAAAAAGTAGAAGAAAAGGTGTGGTTGTGAATGAAAGAGAATTGGAGGGCGGAGATCTAAAGACAAGATCAACGGCAGAGGGTGAACTTGGTTGGCACTATTCATTGCTACAGTAGTATCAAGTCCTCCCTTTTTAAGAAGTAAGGATTAATACATAGAGCACtcgttctatttttttttttaaagtcttCAAAGGCTTTACGCATGAAACCAATGAgtgctttttgatttgttttacgtCTTACGCATGAAACCATTGTTTTACACATGAAACCGTTGGTATACTTTGTGCTGAAAAACATGTTTGTATTACATcatcatttgtttattttttgtgATACGAATGGTTAGAAATGGACCACCGACTTTGCATTATTGATTTGCCTAAAGTAAACATATAATGAATTAATCTATTTGATAAAGGCACTAATCATTCTTTGTGCAAGAATGCTtgataaatttttttttgtcaGAGTATTACTATTATGCAGTAACATTGATGTGTTCCCTTTTATCATgtgtattaataatgataataattggTAGAGTTTATGTTTCAAAGTTGGGTTACTTAAAGGGAAAGAGTAACACACATTAATTATGGGGTAATTTTTAttatgaaatattaatacatgcaAGGATAGGTCTACCTATATAATTTAAATGTGTTATTCTATATGATATGTTAGTTACCAAAGTGGCGTTGTTATATCCTATTTAGACATTTAAAATAAAAGTTATCAATTGATCATATGATTAAAGAGATGTTTAAATGGCGTTATAGTTAGATTGATCAATCAATTTTGTCATCTATATTTTGGGAGACCACCCAAAGATGGGTCATTAAATATAGTTGATAATATAAAAGGATTAGTTATTCATTAATTGGGTTTTATAGCATGTATATCCAAAGATAGCATTCTTATTTGATTCATGTGTGTTAATAATTGATTGTTAAAGTATATATTTACATCAATGATGGCTACTTGTATTTAAGTGTTGCCCAAAGGTCATTTAAATACATGTATGAAAGTTTATATGATTTTATTTGAATCAGTATGATAGTTTTTCAAAGCACCAATAGATAAACATGTACAAATGTTTGCAGCATCTCCAAATATGTTTGCATTTGCGGACTCTTTTGTAAAATTCAATGGGCTTAATTATGATGAGTGGGCCTTAAAGATCCAGTATACACTGGGTATAATGGCTTTGGACATTGCCATCTTGACAGATGAGGTGCCAACAGAAATTACACCTGAAAGCTCCGAAGCCGAAAAGTGTCATTATCAGGCTTGGGAGAAATCTAATAGAGTGGGTTTACACCTCATGAGGATGACAATGGCTGATAACATTAAGCCCTCCATGCCTAAAACAGAGAAAGCaagggaattcatgcttaaagtaaaggaGTGTTCATAGTCGGATTTAGCTGATAAGTCAATTGTTGGTAGTTTAATGAGTGAGCTGACTACTAAAAGGTTTGACTGGTCTCAACCGATTCATGATCATGTGACACACATGTCTAACCTGGCAGCAAAGTTGAAGACTTTAAGGATGGACGTAAGTGATACTTTCTTGGTCCAATTCATCATTAACTCTCTACCTTATGAGTTTGGCCAGTTTCAGGTGAACTATAACACCATTAAAGATAAATGGAACTATCAAGAGTTAAAAGACATGCTTATACAGGAGAAAGGGAGATTAAAGAAGATGAAAGATCAAGCTGTTCATTTCTTGAGTCATGATGGTGCCAGCAGCAGCAAGCTAAACCGAGTAAGAACGGTAAAAATGGTATGAAGGGAAAGTCTTTGTTTAAAGGACTTGAAAGTGCGATCCAGAAAGAAAAGAAGTGTCACTTTTGCAAGAAACCTGGACACTTTAAGAAGGATTGTCCTAAAAGGAAGGCATGGTTCGAAAAGAAAGGTAAACATTatggttttgtttgctttaatcaaATCTTATACAAGTACCTAGTAATACTTGGTGGTTAGATTCTGGTGCAACTACTCATATTTCTCACATTAAACAAGGATATCGTATAATCCAGCCCATAAGAGGAGCTGAAGAGTTTGTATCCATGGGAAACAGGATGAAAGCACGCTTGAGGGCATTGGGACTTACAGATTAATCTTAGACACTGGTTGTCATATAGATCTTATAGATTGTCTCTATGTACCTGATTGTGCTCGAAATCTTCTATCATTAAGTAGATTGGATAATTTAGGTTTTAATTTTAAGTTTGGACACGGTGTATTTTCTATGTACCGTAATGAATACTTTTATGGTAGTGGTACTTTGATTGATTCACTTTATAGGTTCAATCTTGATGTTAAATTTTCCGATTCCCTATTTTATGTTGAGTGTCAAGGTATTAAATGTAGTGCATCGAATGAAAAATCAGCTTACTTGTGGCATCAAAGGCTAGGTCACATATCCAAAGAAAGGTTAACAAGGTTGGTAAAAGATGAAATTCTACCTCAATTGGATTTTAGTGACTTAGATGTGTGTGTAAACTGCATTAAAGGTAAGCAGACTAAACATACAATAAACAAATCAGCTGCAAGGAGCTCTCAGCTTTTAGAAATTATACACACCGATATTTGTGGACCTTTTGACACTCCATCTTGGAGTGGTGAAAAGTACTTTATCACTTTTATAGATGATTTCTCGCGGTATAGTTTCACTTATTTGTTGAATGAAAAGGCTCATTCCGTGGATGTCCTTGAGATATTCATAAATGAGGTGGAAAGGCAGCTAGAAAAGAAAGTGAAAATTGTGAGATcggatagaggtggtgagttttATGGAAGGTTTACTGAAAATGGACAATGTCCTGGTCCATTTGCAAAGTTACTTGAAAGTAGAGGTATTTGTGCATAGTATACAATGCCCGGTACACCTCATCAGAACGGTGTTGCTGAAAGCGAAATCGTATGTACTTTAATGGAAATGGTTAGGAGCATGTTAAGTAATTGTTCTTTACCTCTTTCACTATGGATTTATGCATTAAAGACATCAACCTATGTTTTAAACCGCGTTCCTAGTAAAGCAGTTCCTAAAACTCCTTACGAACTATGGACGGGAAGGAAACCGAGTTTAAGACATCTTCGAGTTTGGGGTTGCCCAGCTGAAGTAAGGTTGTATAACCCAAATGAAAATAAGCTAGATCCTAGGACAGTCAGTGGTCATTTCATTGGCTATCCTGAAAAGTCAAAGGGGTATAGATTTTACTGTCCTAATCACAGTACGAGAATAGTAGAGACTGGAAATCCATTGAGAACGATCAAACTAGTGGGAGCATTGAACCACGAAAAGTGGACATTAAAGAAATTCAGGTTGAAGTTTCT contains:
- the LOC141586551 gene encoding glucose-1-phosphate adenylyltransferase large subunit, chloroplastic/amyloplastic-like isoform X2, with protein sequence MKIDQTGRIVHFAEKPKGSDLHAMQIDTTLLGLPEKEAMANPYIASMGVYVFQTEVLRELLDGKYPSSNDFGSEIIPSAVGEHNVQAYLFNDYWEDIGTIKSFFDANLALTEQSPKFKFYDPKTPFYISARFLPPTKVDKCKIVDSIISHGCFIHECSIEHSIVGIRSRLESSVEFQDTMVMGADYYQTESEIASLLAEGKVPVGVGQNTKIRNCTIDKNAKIGRDVIITNKDGVDEADRPNDGFYIRSGIPVILKNATIKDGMVI
- the LOC141587852 gene encoding mannan endo-1,4-beta-mannosidase 1-like — translated: MASYLKSIDGNHLLEIGLEGFYGSSTPDKIKINPNSYQFGTDFIANNQIPAIDFVTVHSYPDQWLKNAPGSAQLTFLKQWVDQHIADSQNILRKPVIFAEFGKS
- the LOC141586551 gene encoding glucose-1-phosphate adenylyltransferase large subunit, chloroplastic/amyloplastic-like isoform X1, producing MAMADDVRQKCLNQCKKSYHVILDAPLLVIVSSLWFFRASDFGLMKIDQTGRIVHFAEKPKGSDLHAMQIDTTLLGLPEKEAMANPYIASMGVYVFQTEVLRELLDGKYPSSNDFGSEIIPSAVGEHNVQAYLFNDYWEDIGTIKSFFDANLALTEQSPKFKFYDPKTPFYISARFLPPTKVDKCKIVDSIISHGCFIHECSIEHSIVGIRSRLESSVEFQDTMVMGADYYQTESEIASLLAEGKVPVGVGQNTKIRNCTIDKNAKIGRDVIITNKDGVDEADRPNDGFYIRSGIPVILKNATIKDGMVI